The following proteins are encoded in a genomic region of Nitrospinota bacterium:
- a CDS encoding Lrp/AsnC family transcriptional regulator: protein MDETDKKILNIIQTGFPVEAAPYAIIGERVGITQDEAFERVKKLHETGIIRRIGASFDSRGLGWTSTLCAMCVPPEKIEQVAKVVSRYPGVTHNYERNHKYNLWFTLIAPDTDTVDMTLREIEKDSGFGPVRNMPMIKKFKIKVDFKFKEAAAAEEA, encoded by the coding sequence ATGGACGAGACCGACAAGAAGATACTGAACATTATCCAGACCGGTTTTCCAGTGGAGGCCGCGCCGTACGCCATCATAGGCGAGCGGGTGGGGATCACGCAGGACGAAGCTTTCGAGAGGGTGAAAAAGCTGCATGAGACCGGGATTATCCGCAGGATCGGGGCCAGCTTCGATTCGCGCGGGCTGGGATGGACCTCCACCCTTTGCGCCATGTGCGTGCCGCCGGAGAAGATAGAGCAGGTTGCCAAGGTGGTATCCCGCTATCCGGGCGTCACCCACAATTACGAGCGCAACCATAAATATAACCTCTGGTTCACCCTCATCGCGCCGGACACGGACACGGTGGACATGACGTTGCGCGAAATCGAAAAGGACTCCGGTTTCGGCCCGGTGCGCAACATGCCGATGATAAAAAAGTTCAAGATCAAGGTGGACTTCAAGTTCAAGGAAGCCGCCGCCGCCGAGGAGGCGTGA